A single region of the Actinoplanes sp. SE50/110 genome encodes:
- the nrfD gene encoding NrfD/PsrC family molybdoenzyme membrane anchor subunit, with protein MSRGGDRPMVPKAEFRSYYGRPIVRPAVWRHDIAAYLFTGGLAAGSAMLAAGGDATGRPALRRAGRATALGALVASTYFLVNDLGRPERFHHMLRVAKPTSPMSMGTWILSAFGAAAGVAAAAEVAPRVPGLRQLGTAGQYGAAAVAPALATYTAVLLADTATPSWHAAYPELPVIFAGSALASGAGVGLIAAPTEQAGPARRMAALGAALELYGAHRIGTAKGILSEPYAVGRPGRLLRAGRVLTAAGAVGAVLGRRSRVVSALSGLSLLAASVATRFGIFEGGVASAKDPKYTVVPQRERLVRRSGEAA; from the coding sequence GTGAGCCGTGGAGGCGACCGGCCGATGGTGCCGAAGGCCGAGTTCCGGTCCTACTACGGCCGACCGATCGTGCGGCCGGCGGTGTGGCGGCACGACATCGCGGCCTACCTGTTCACCGGCGGGCTCGCCGCCGGATCGGCGATGCTGGCCGCCGGCGGCGACGCCACCGGCCGCCCCGCCCTGCGCCGCGCCGGCCGGGCGACCGCGCTCGGCGCCCTGGTCGCCAGCACGTATTTTCTGGTCAACGATCTGGGCCGGCCGGAACGCTTCCACCACATGCTGCGCGTCGCCAAACCCACCTCACCGATGTCGATGGGCACCTGGATCCTGAGCGCGTTCGGCGCGGCGGCCGGGGTCGCCGCGGCCGCCGAGGTCGCGCCCCGCGTGCCCGGGCTGCGGCAGCTGGGCACCGCAGGACAATACGGTGCGGCGGCCGTGGCGCCGGCGCTCGCGACGTACACCGCCGTGCTGCTCGCCGACACCGCGACGCCGAGCTGGCATGCCGCGTACCCGGAACTCCCGGTGATCTTCGCGGGCAGCGCGCTGGCCAGCGGCGCCGGTGTCGGCCTGATCGCCGCGCCCACCGAGCAGGCCGGGCCGGCCCGCCGGATGGCGGCACTCGGCGCGGCGCTCGAACTGTACGGCGCGCACCGGATCGGGACCGCCAAAGGCATTCTGAGCGAGCCGTACGCCGTGGGACGACCCGGTCGCCTGCTGCGGGCCGGCCGGGTGCTGACCGCGGCCGGCGCGGTGGGTGCGGTGCTCGGCCGTCGCAGCCGGGTGGTTTCCGCGCTGTCCGGGTTGTCGCTGCTGGCCGCCTCGGTTGCCACCCGGTTCGGGATTTTCGAGGGCGGCGTCGCGTCGGCGAAGGATCCGAAGTACACCGTTGTGCCGCAACGTGAGCGCCTTGTCCGCCGTTCCGGAGAAGCCGCGTAG
- a CDS encoding 4Fe-4S dicluster domain-containing protein, protein MAGNSLYGPLDPAPDAGYPDAPPRMGFFTDTSVCIGCKACEVACKEWNGVPDDGFNLLGHSYDNTGGLSANSWRHVAFVEQPVDHRNVDVFAEAAGPQFLGMPSRDLPGRTMDAPRTDFRWLMMSNVCKHCTHAGCLDVCPTGSLFRTEFGTVVVQEDICNGCGYCVPACPYGVIDQRHDDGRAWKCTMCYDRIGDGLTPACAKACPTESIQYGELEELRGRARQRVATLHEQGVAEARLYGHDPDDGVGGDGAFFLLLDEPEVYGLPPDPIVPTRDLPKMWKRAGLAGLAMAAAVVVSFLGGRP, encoded by the coding sequence GTGGCGGGCAACAGCCTCTACGGGCCGCTCGACCCGGCGCCGGACGCCGGCTATCCGGACGCGCCGCCGCGGATGGGGTTCTTCACCGACACCAGCGTGTGCATCGGCTGCAAGGCGTGCGAGGTGGCCTGCAAGGAGTGGAACGGGGTTCCGGACGACGGGTTCAACCTGCTCGGGCACTCCTACGACAACACCGGCGGGCTGAGCGCGAACTCGTGGCGGCACGTGGCCTTCGTCGAGCAGCCGGTCGACCACCGGAATGTCGACGTCTTCGCCGAGGCGGCCGGCCCGCAATTCCTGGGCATGCCGAGCCGGGATCTGCCGGGCCGGACCATGGATGCGCCGCGCACCGATTTCCGCTGGCTGATGATGTCCAACGTGTGCAAGCACTGCACCCACGCCGGCTGTCTGGACGTGTGCCCGACCGGCTCGCTGTTCCGCACCGAATTCGGCACCGTGGTGGTCCAGGAGGACATCTGCAACGGGTGCGGCTACTGCGTTCCGGCCTGCCCGTACGGGGTGATCGACCAGCGCCACGACGACGGCCGCGCGTGGAAGTGCACGATGTGTTACGACCGGATCGGTGACGGGCTGACCCCGGCCTGTGCCAAGGCGTGCCCGACCGAGTCCATTCAGTACGGTGAGCTGGAGGAACTGCGCGGCCGGGCCCGCCAGCGGGTGGCGACACTGCACGAGCAGGGAGTCGCCGAGGCCCGGCTCTACGGGCACGATCCGGACGACGGGGTCGGCGGGGACGGGGCCTTCTTCCTGCTTCTCGACGAGCCCGAGGTGTACGGTCTGCCACCGGACCCGATCGTGCCCACCCGCGACCTGCCGAAAATGTGGAAACGCGCGGGACTCGCCGGTCTCGCGATGGCCGCCGCCGTCGTCGTGTCATTCCTGGGGGGACGCCCGTGA
- the fdh gene encoding formate dehydrogenase, with product MGVRTWIEGWPVYRQLTGTDPLGRGAAVQSPRSKSLTARTETADSMARSVCPYCAVGCGQRIYVKDGAVTQIEGDPDSPISQGRLCPKGSASKSLVTSDRRQQKVLYRRPFGTDWEELDLDTAMDMIADRLLKAREDTWEDTDDEGRPLHRTLGFSSLGGATLDNEENYLIKKLFTAMGALQIENQARIUHSATVPGLGTSFGRGGATGFLQDLANADCIVIQGSNMAEAHPVGFQYVVEAKNRGAKVIHIDPRFTRTSALAHTYVPVRAGADIAFLGGVINYILSNEKDFREYVVAYTNASMIVSEDFRDTEDLDGLFSGFDPETKAYHQGSWAYEGQQDDDSVQDHGESHTDRETASGLEQESHGPPIPADVPRDPTLQHPRCVYQILKRHYARYTPEVVERVCGVSPEQFREVCEAWTANSGRERTTALVYSVGWTQHSVGVQYIRTGAIIQLLLGNMGRPGGGVMALRGHASIQGSTDIPTLFNLLPGYLPMPHHQQHETFRQWVDAIRHPEQKGFWADAEAYAVSLLKAYWGDAATAENDWGYDWLPRLTGDHGTYQQVLDMIDGKIKGYFLLGQNPAVGSAHGRAQRLGMANLDWLVVRDLFMIESATFWKDGPEVATGEIVPGECKTEVFFLPAASHAEKEGTFTQTQRLLQWREKALDPPGDCRSELWFFYHLGRLVRERLAGSTLPRDQGILNLAWDYDPDDGEGVLKEINGFDVATGEPLPGFSALKADGSTACGCWIYSGVFKDGVNQAARRKSRKEQDWVAAEWGWAWPMDRRTLYNRASADPDGKPWSERKKYVWWDAEAGEWTGYDVPDFEKTKAPDYRPPEGATGVAAIAGDDAFIMQGDGKGWLYAPSGLIDGPMPTHYEPAESTVHNPLYAQQANPTRKTYDRPDNQLNPVSETFPYVFSTSRLTEHHTAGGMSRQLAYLSELQPEMFVEVSPQLAAERGLDHLGWAHIVTARAAIEARVLVTDRIRPLRVDGRVLHQIWMPYHWGGSGLVTGDSANDLIGIVLDPNVLIQESKVGTCDIQPGRRPVGRELLDYVADYRKRAGLRTEGH from the coding sequence ATGGGCGTTCGCACCTGGATCGAGGGCTGGCCGGTCTACCGGCAGCTCACCGGCACCGACCCGCTGGGTCGCGGCGCCGCCGTCCAGAGCCCGCGCTCGAAGAGTCTCACCGCGCGCACCGAGACCGCCGACTCGATGGCCCGCTCCGTCTGTCCGTATTGCGCGGTCGGCTGCGGTCAGCGGATCTACGTCAAGGACGGCGCGGTCACCCAGATCGAGGGCGACCCGGACAGCCCGATCTCCCAGGGCCGCCTCTGTCCGAAGGGCTCGGCCAGCAAGAGCCTGGTCACCAGCGACCGCCGCCAGCAGAAGGTGCTCTACCGCCGGCCGTTCGGCACGGACTGGGAGGAGCTCGACCTCGACACCGCGATGGACATGATCGCGGACCGGCTGCTCAAGGCGCGCGAGGACACCTGGGAGGACACCGACGACGAGGGCCGCCCGCTGCACCGGACGCTGGGCTTTTCCAGCCTCGGCGGCGCGACCCTCGACAACGAAGAGAACTACCTGATCAAGAAACTGTTCACCGCGATGGGCGCATTGCAGATCGAGAATCAGGCGCGTATTTGACACTCCGCCACCGTTCCCGGTCTGGGAACCAGCTTCGGCCGTGGCGGGGCCACCGGATTCCTTCAGGATCTGGCCAACGCCGACTGCATCGTCATCCAGGGTTCCAACATGGCGGAGGCCCACCCGGTGGGATTCCAGTACGTGGTGGAGGCGAAGAACCGCGGCGCCAAGGTCATTCACATCGACCCGCGCTTCACCCGGACCAGCGCGCTGGCGCACACCTATGTGCCGGTGCGGGCCGGGGCGGACATCGCCTTCCTGGGCGGCGTCATCAACTACATCCTGAGCAACGAGAAGGACTTCCGGGAGTACGTCGTCGCGTACACCAACGCGTCCATGATCGTGAGCGAGGATTTCCGCGACACCGAGGATCTGGATGGTCTGTTCTCCGGTTTCGACCCGGAGACCAAGGCCTATCACCAGGGCAGCTGGGCCTATGAGGGCCAGCAGGACGACGACTCGGTGCAGGACCACGGCGAGTCGCACACCGATCGGGAGACGGCGTCCGGTCTGGAGCAGGAATCGCACGGCCCGCCGATCCCGGCCGACGTGCCCCGCGATCCGACGCTGCAGCATCCGCGGTGCGTCTATCAGATTCTGAAGCGTCATTACGCCCGCTACACCCCTGAGGTGGTCGAGCGGGTCTGCGGCGTGTCGCCGGAGCAGTTCCGCGAGGTCTGCGAGGCGTGGACGGCGAATTCCGGCCGGGAACGCACCACCGCGCTGGTCTATTCGGTCGGCTGGACCCAGCACAGCGTCGGCGTGCAGTACATCCGCACCGGCGCGATCATCCAGTTGCTGCTGGGCAACATGGGCCGGCCCGGCGGCGGGGTGATGGCGCTGCGCGGGCACGCCAGCATTCAGGGATCGACCGACATCCCGACGCTGTTCAACCTGCTGCCCGGTTATCTGCCGATGCCGCACCACCAGCAGCACGAGACGTTCCGGCAATGGGTGGACGCCATCCGTCACCCGGAGCAGAAGGGTTTCTGGGCGGACGCGGAGGCCTATGCGGTCAGTCTGCTCAAGGCCTATTGGGGCGACGCCGCCACGGCCGAGAACGATTGGGGGTACGACTGGCTGCCCCGTCTCACCGGCGACCACGGCACCTACCAGCAGGTCCTCGACATGATCGACGGCAAGATCAAGGGATATTTCCTGCTCGGGCAGAACCCCGCGGTCGGCTCCGCGCACGGCAGGGCGCAGCGCCTCGGCATGGCCAATCTCGACTGGCTGGTGGTCCGCGACCTGTTCATGATCGAGTCGGCCACCTTCTGGAAGGACGGGCCCGAGGTGGCCACCGGCGAGATCGTCCCCGGTGAATGCAAAACCGAGGTCTTCTTCCTGCCGGCCGCCTCGCACGCCGAGAAGGAGGGCACCTTCACCCAGACCCAGCGCCTCCTGCAGTGGCGGGAGAAGGCCCTCGACCCGCCGGGCGACTGCCGCTCCGAGCTGTGGTTCTTCTACCACCTCGGCCGGCTCGTCCGGGAGCGACTGGCCGGCTCGACACTGCCCCGCGACCAGGGCATCCTCAATCTCGCCTGGGATTACGACCCGGACGACGGCGAGGGCGTGCTCAAGGAGATCAACGGTTTCGACGTCGCGACCGGCGAGCCGCTGCCCGGTTTCTCGGCGCTCAAGGCCGACGGTTCCACCGCCTGTGGCTGCTGGATCTATTCCGGCGTGTTCAAGGACGGGGTGAACCAGGCCGCCCGCCGCAAATCCCGGAAAGAGCAGGACTGGGTGGCCGCCGAGTGGGGCTGGGCGTGGCCGATGGACCGGCGCACGCTCTACAACCGGGCCTCCGCCGACCCGGACGGCAAACCGTGGTCGGAACGCAAGAAATACGTCTGGTGGGATGCCGAGGCCGGCGAGTGGACCGGTTACGACGTGCCCGACTTCGAGAAGACGAAGGCGCCCGACTACCGCCCGCCGGAGGGTGCCACCGGCGTCGCGGCGATCGCCGGCGACGACGCCTTCATCATGCAGGGCGACGGCAAAGGCTGGCTGTATGCGCCGAGCGGCCTGATCGACGGCCCGATGCCCACGCATTACGAGCCGGCCGAGTCGACGGTCCACAATCCGCTCTACGCCCAGCAGGCCAACCCGACCCGGAAAACGTACGATCGGCCGGACAATCAGCTCAATCCCGTTTCCGAGACCTTCCCGTACGTTTTCAGCACCAGCCGCCTGACCGAGCACCACACCGCCGGTGGGATGAGCCGCCAGCTGGCCTACCTGTCCGAGCTGCAACCGGAGATGTTCGTCGAGGTCTCCCCGCAGCTCGCCGCCGAGCGTGGGCTGGACCACCTGGGCTGGGCGCACATCGTCACGGCACGCGCCGCGATCGAGGCCCGGGTGCTGGTCACCGACCGGATCCGGCCGCTGCGGGTGGACGGCCGGGTGCTGCACCAGATCTGGATGCCGTACCACTGGGGCGGCTCCGGCCTGGTCACCGGCGACTCGGCGAACGACCTGATCGGCATCGTGCTGGACCCGAACGTGCTGATCCAGGAGAGCAAGGTCGGCACCTGTGACATCCAGCCCGGCCGCCGGCCCGTCGGGCGGGAACTGCTGGACTACGTCGCCGACTACCGCAAGCGGGCCGGGCTGCGAACGGAGGGTCACTGA